In Gemmobacter sp. 24YEA27, a genomic segment contains:
- a CDS encoding Do family serine endopeptidase: MLALALSAGLAFTAPAPVLAFGAPDTFADLAEKISPAVVNITTSSVVSRPSDGGPIVPEGSPLEDFFKDFGGRGNSGPQRSEALGSGFVVSEDGYIVTNDHVIKGADEITIEFFGGDKLPAKLIGTDPQTDIALLKVETDKPLAFVSFGNSDLARVGDWVVAMGNPLGQGFSVSAGIVSARNRELSGTYDDYLQTDAAINRGNSGGPLFNLDGQVIGVNTAILSPTGGSIGIGFSMASNVVTKVVDQLKQYGETRRGWLGVRIQDVTPDIAEAMGLATATGALVTDVPEGPAREAGMIAGDVIQLFNGQDVKSAGDLTRRVADAPVGEAVPVVVIRDGGSETLNVTLGRREEAEPKTYPASADPQEVLQGQLEILGMQLELVTDALRDQLGLPGSTEGLVVAGIDQTSEAWTKGLREGDVITEVGQQKIARVQDLKDRIEDAKKAGRKSVLLRFSRGGDQRFVALLVK; encoded by the coding sequence ATGCTGGCGCTCGCGCTCAGCGCCGGGCTTGCCTTTACTGCGCCGGCCCCGGTGCTGGCCTTCGGCGCCCCGGATACTTTCGCCGATCTTGCCGAAAAGATCAGCCCTGCGGTGGTCAATATCACAACCTCTTCCGTGGTCTCGCGCCCCTCGGATGGGGGCCCGATCGTGCCCGAAGGCAGCCCGCTTGAAGATTTCTTCAAGGATTTCGGGGGCAGGGGCAATTCCGGCCCGCAACGCTCTGAAGCGCTCGGATCGGGTTTCGTGGTCTCGGAAGACGGCTATATCGTCACCAATGATCACGTCATCAAAGGCGCCGATGAGATCACCATCGAGTTTTTCGGCGGCGATAAACTGCCGGCGAAACTGATCGGCACCGACCCGCAGACCGATATCGCCCTGTTGAAGGTCGAGACGGATAAGCCGCTGGCCTTCGTGTCCTTCGGCAATTCCGATCTGGCCCGTGTGGGCGACTGGGTGGTCGCGATGGGCAACCCGCTTGGCCAGGGCTTCTCGGTCTCGGCGGGGATTGTTTCTGCCAGAAACCGTGAGCTTTCGGGTACTTATGACGACTATCTGCAAACCGATGCTGCGATCAACCGCGGCAATTCGGGCGGGCCTTTGTTCAATCTGGACGGCCAGGTGATCGGGGTGAACACGGCGATCCTGTCGCCAACCGGCGGCTCGATCGGGATCGGGTTCTCGATGGCCTCGAATGTGGTGACTAAGGTTGTCGATCAGCTGAAACAATATGGCGAGACGCGGCGCGGCTGGCTGGGGGTGCGCATTCAGGACGTGACCCCGGATATTGCCGAGGCGATGGGGCTGGCCACTGCCACCGGTGCGCTGGTGACGGATGTGCCGGAGGGCCCTGCCAGAGAGGCGGGCATGATCGCAGGCGACGTGATCCAGCTATTCAACGGTCAGGATGTGAAAAGCGCCGGCGATCTGACCCGGCGTGTCGCCGATGCGCCGGTGGGCGAGGCGGTTCCGGTCGTGGTGATCCGCGATGGTGGTTCCGAGACGCTGAACGTGACGCTGGGGCGGCGCGAAGAGGCAGAGCCGAAGACCTATCCGGCCTCGGCCGACCCGCAGGAGGTGCTGCAGGGGCAGCTTGAGATCCTCGGGATGCAGCTGGAACTGGTGACAGATGCGCTGCGCGATCAGCTTGGCCTGCCGGGTTCGACCGAGGGTCTGGTGGTTGCGGGCATCGATCAGACCTCGGAAGCCTGGACCAAGGGGCTGCGCGAGGGCGATGTCATCACCGAAGTCGGCCAGCAGAAAATCGCGCGCGTGCAGGATCTGAAGGACCGGATCGAGGACGCGAAAAAGGCGGGCCGTAAATCGGTGCTGCTGCGCTTCAGCCGTGGTGGCGATCAGCGCTTCGTGGCCCTGCTGGTGAAGTGA